The Anabrus simplex isolate iqAnaSimp1 chromosome 1, ASM4041472v1, whole genome shotgun sequence genome window below encodes:
- the LOC136880659 gene encoding uncharacterized protein: protein MSRQQPERSIPHLRDIFGFQGSWDSSNQRTSNEDILHQKMQDMRINNDNAKSKSSSSAGNDSAVSVGSASEDEIPKSNSSNKKKKQRNSRRDNSRTLTERDVKHLERHLSMKKTIRKKIMRDLQQAFVEDPNEFRVEDISPEQLKAEISAQSLSFGTPSQKTGKKATAESTFLDMLRGGSTNTTASTPNGRFINDDEDSGHGSPTRESPSGRLGDYDDDDEDIYEPEANKKTSFWRRFTMKGRSKR from the coding sequence ATGTCTCGTCAACAGCCTGAACGAAGTATTCCACATCTGCGAGATATCTTTGGTTTTCAAGGATCTTGGGACAGCAGTAATCAACGCACAAGCAATGAAGACATATTGCATCAAAAAATGCAAGACATGCGCATAAACAATGACAACGCTAAAAGTAAGTCTTCGTCATCCGCAGGTAACGACAGCGCCGTGTCTGTAGGCTCCGCGAGCGAAGACGAGATCCCGAAATCAAATTCCagcaacaagaagaaaaaacagcGCAACAGTAGGCGTGATAATTCCCGGACCCTGACAGAGCGCGATGTCAAGCACCTCGAGCGCCATCTATCAATGAAGAAAACTATACGGAAGAAGATCATGCGTGATCTTCAGCAGGCATTTGTAGAAGATCCCAATGAATTTCGAGTGGAAGATATCTCACCTGAACAACTGAAAGCTGAGATTAGTGCCCAGAGTTTGAGTTTCGGGACTCCTTCACAAAAAACCGGGAAGAAAGCCACGGCAGAATCTACCTTTCTCGACATGCTGCGAGGAGGAAGTACTAACACTACTGCTAGCACTCCTAACGGACGCTTTATTAACGACGATGAAGATTCTGGTCATGGCTCTCCGACGAGGGAGTCACCTAGCGGACGCCTGGGTGACTACGACGATGATGACGAAGATATTTACGAACCTGAGGCGAATAAGAAGACCAGCTTCTGGCGGCGATTTACAATGAAAGGTCGTAGTAAACGATGA